A part of Astyanax mexicanus isolate ESR-SI-001 chromosome 2, AstMex3_surface, whole genome shotgun sequence genomic DNA contains:
- the slc25a3b gene encoding solute carrier family 25 member 3b isoform X1, translating to MYPTTLTQLARANPFSAPLFTLQKVEEPSQTVSTKAQSRRLAAASTADTGDSCEFGSMKYYALCGFGGILSCGITHTAVVPLDLVKCRLQVDPAKYKSIFTGFSVTIKEDGVRGLAKGWAPTFIGYSMQGLCKFGFYEVFKILYSDMLGEENTYMWRTSLYLAASASAEFFADIALAPMEACKVRIQTQPGYANTLRECAPKMYAEEGLWAFYKGVVPLWMRQIPYTMMKFACFERTVELLYKYVVPKPRSECSKPEQLLVTFVAGYIAGVFCAIVSHPADSVVSVLNKEKGSTAAQVLKRLGPMGVWKGLVARIIMIGTLTALQWFIYDSVKVYFRLPRPPPPEMPESLKKKLGLSE from the exons ATGTATCCCACCACATTAACGCAGCTCGCCCGGGCGAACCCCTTCAGCGCCCCCCTCTTCACCCTGCAGAAAGTGGAGGAGCCCTCACAGACAGTCTCCACTAAAGCACAGAGCCGCAGACTCGCTGCAGCTTCTACAGCCG ACACAGGTGATAGCTGTGAGTTTGGCTCTATGAAATACTACGCCCTCTGTGGCTTTGGGGGCATCCTGAGCTGCGGTATCACTCACACAGCTGTAGTGCCCCTGGACTTGGTCAAGTGTCGACTGCAG GTGGACCCAGCTAAGTACAAGAGCATCTTTACTGGATTCTCAGTCACAATCAAAGAGGATGGTGTGCGAGGCCTGGCTAAAGGTTGGGCACCCACTTTCATCGGCTACTCCATGCAGGGTCTCTGCAAGTTCGGATTCTATGAGGTGTTCAAGATATTGTACAGCGATATGCTTGGAGAG GAAAATACCTACATGTGGAGAACCTCTCTGTACCTGGCAGCATCTGCAAGTGCTGAGTTCTTTGCTGATATAGCTCTGGCCCCTATGGAGGCGTGTAAAGTGCGCATCCAGACCCAGCCAGGTTATGCCAACACCCTGAGGGAGTGTGCCCCCAAGATGTATGCTGAGGAGGGTCTCTGGGC ATTCTACAAGGGTGTTGTCCCTCTGTGGATGAGGCAGATCCCTTACACTATGATGAAGTTTGCCTGTTTCGAGCGCACAGTTGAATTGCTATACAAGTATGTGGTGCCCAAACCCCGCAGTGAGTGCAGCAAGCCTGAACAGCTTTTGGTCACCTTTGTAGCTGGTTACATTG CTGGTGTGTTCTGCGCCATTGTGTCCCACCCTGCTGACTCTGTGGTGTCTGTGCTGAACAAGGAGAAGGGAAGCACAGCAGCTCAAGTACTCAAGAGGCTTGGACCCATGG GTGTGTGGAAGGGTCTGGTTGCCCGTATCATCATGATTGGTACTCTGACTGCCCTGCAGTGGTTCATCTACGACTCTGTCAAGGTCTACTTCCGCCTGCCCCGTCCCCCTCCCCCCGAGATGCCAGAGTCTCTGAAGAAGAAGCTGGGTCTCAGCGAGTAG
- the tmpob gene encoding thymopoietin b, translating into MAEFLEDPSVLTKEKLKSELLANDVLLPSGEHKKEVYIQLYLKNLTAQNKRKAPPADTFSSDEEITPVLSNRSRSGKKATKKTDKARKEEVDVFSLTDEDLKVQLLKYGINPGPIVASTRKLYEKRLQKLLDQPPSETTPPEPETAVPETVTLKADGNQNGNTNSVEDQYSDKDEAADPEPEPVPVASKPVRSRGKTPVTTRTSSRQRSKLVEETQQADSVDGRDLLKDLFPNEPATPTGITATCRRPIHGAAGRPVRPMDLWPEESLLQKSVYTTTTTTTKSSLMDSRSAPSSVTPPARRSFSIWLKLLVFLTLVGTLFYIFQNVTPEQIDTCKLFIQDSVVNPLLSAIGVVDQEESGGGK; encoded by the exons atgGCGGAATTCTTGGAAGACCCGTCGGTCCTCACCAAGGAGAAGCTGAAGAGTGAGCTGCTCGCCAACGATGTTCTTCTGCCCAGCGGAGAGCACAAGAAAGAGGTGTATATCCAGCTGTACCTGAAGAACCTCACCGCTCAGAACAAGAGGAAAGCTCCCCCAGCGGACACCTTCTCCAGCGACGAGGAGATCACACCAGTGCTCTCCAACAGGAGCCGCTCTGGAAAG AAAGCGACAAAAAAGACGGATAAAGCTCGAAAAGAGGAGGTGGATGTTTTCAGTCTTACTGATGAAGACCTAAAGGTTCAGCTGTTAAAGTATGGAATCAATCCAGGTCCCATTGTTg CTTCAACTCGTAAACTGTATGAGAAGAGACTTCAAAAGCTGTTGGATCAGCCGCCGTCGGAGACCACACCACCTGAACCAGAGACTGCAGTTCCAGAGACGGTCACTCTGAAGGCTGATGGAAATCAGAACGGCAACACAAACTCTGTGGAGGATCAGTACAGTGACAAGGATGAAG ctGCAGATCCAGAACCAGAGCCAGTTCCCGTAGCCAGCAAACCAGTGAGAAGCAGAGGAAAGACACCAGTCACCACTAGGACAAGCAGCAGACAACGCAGCAAG ctGGTGGAGGAGACACAGCAGGCAGATTCTGTGGATGGACGTGATCTTTTAAAAGATTTGTTCCCTAATGAGCCTGCTACACCAACAGGCATTAC TGCAACTTGCCGAAGGCCAATCCATGGAGCAGCTGGACGCCCAGTGAGGCCAATGGACCTTTGGCCGGAGGAGTCCCTCCTACAGAAAAGTGTgtacaccaccaccactaccaccaccaaaTCATCCCTCATGGACAGTCGTAGTGCTCCATCTTCTGTCACTCCTCCTGCTCGTCGCTCCTTCTCCATCTGGCTGAAACTTCTGGTGTTTCTCACATTAGTGGGCACTCTTTTCTACATCTTCCAGAATGTGACCCCTGAGCAGATTGACACCTGCAAGCTCTTTATACAGGACAGTGTGGTCAATCCACTACTCAGTGCTATTGGCGTCGTTGATCAGGAAGAGAGTGGTGGTGGCAAATAA
- the slc25a3b gene encoding solute carrier family 25 member 3b isoform X2: MYPTTLTQLARANPFSAPLFTLQKVEEPSQTVSTKAQSRRLAAASTAEGDSCEFGSQKYFILCGFGGILSCGTTHTAVVPLDLVKCRLQVDPAKYKSIFTGFSVTIKEDGVRGLAKGWAPTFIGYSMQGLCKFGFYEVFKILYSDMLGEENTYMWRTSLYLAASASAEFFADIALAPMEACKVRIQTQPGYANTLRECAPKMYAEEGLWAFYKGVVPLWMRQIPYTMMKFACFERTVELLYKYVVPKPRSECSKPEQLLVTFVAGYIAGVFCAIVSHPADSVVSVLNKEKGSTAAQVLKRLGPMGVWKGLVARIIMIGTLTALQWFIYDSVKVYFRLPRPPPPEMPESLKKKLGLSE; the protein is encoded by the exons ATGTATCCCACCACATTAACGCAGCTCGCCCGGGCGAACCCCTTCAGCGCCCCCCTCTTCACCCTGCAGAAAGTGGAGGAGCCCTCACAGACAGTCTCCACTAAAGCACAGAGCCGCAGACTCGCTGCAGCTTCTACAGCCG AGGGAGACAGCTGTGAGTTTGGCTCGCAGAAGTATTTCATCCTCTGTGGCTTCGGTGGGATTCTGAGCTGTGGTACCACACACACAGCAGTTGTGCCTCTCGACTTGGTCAAATGCAGGTTGCAG GTGGACCCAGCTAAGTACAAGAGCATCTTTACTGGATTCTCAGTCACAATCAAAGAGGATGGTGTGCGAGGCCTGGCTAAAGGTTGGGCACCCACTTTCATCGGCTACTCCATGCAGGGTCTCTGCAAGTTCGGATTCTATGAGGTGTTCAAGATATTGTACAGCGATATGCTTGGAGAG GAAAATACCTACATGTGGAGAACCTCTCTGTACCTGGCAGCATCTGCAAGTGCTGAGTTCTTTGCTGATATAGCTCTGGCCCCTATGGAGGCGTGTAAAGTGCGCATCCAGACCCAGCCAGGTTATGCCAACACCCTGAGGGAGTGTGCCCCCAAGATGTATGCTGAGGAGGGTCTCTGGGC ATTCTACAAGGGTGTTGTCCCTCTGTGGATGAGGCAGATCCCTTACACTATGATGAAGTTTGCCTGTTTCGAGCGCACAGTTGAATTGCTATACAAGTATGTGGTGCCCAAACCCCGCAGTGAGTGCAGCAAGCCTGAACAGCTTTTGGTCACCTTTGTAGCTGGTTACATTG CTGGTGTGTTCTGCGCCATTGTGTCCCACCCTGCTGACTCTGTGGTGTCTGTGCTGAACAAGGAGAAGGGAAGCACAGCAGCTCAAGTACTCAAGAGGCTTGGACCCATGG GTGTGTGGAAGGGTCTGGTTGCCCGTATCATCATGATTGGTACTCTGACTGCCCTGCAGTGGTTCATCTACGACTCTGTCAAGGTCTACTTCCGCCTGCCCCGTCCCCCTCCCCCCGAGATGCCAGAGTCTCTGAAGAAGAAGCTGGGTCTCAGCGAGTAG